A region from the Misgurnus anguillicaudatus chromosome 7, ASM2758022v2, whole genome shotgun sequence genome encodes:
- the LOC129418021 gene encoding uncharacterized protein, which yields MEHLGVLSVFATACVLGVVMSQTTLSPAVTITAVSANVTTFTPSMPGTTEPSCIGINTSTCMLCTPGFYYDNETLPCSCCPDEGQCVFPMGCLPCSQGFYQPLAGQQGCLACLSGFYSNLTGSPVCQACPTGSYSNTTGSVSCIACTPGFYTSLPNSTSCNSCPRGTYCNSSNCAQCQTCPAGSETLQIASKACTPCRPGMHKPSHQRMCQICSSGFYQIRWGQENCNLCPENHYCPSPDVNPIQCPNDAFCPEGSTAPGYCMETFFRKAGETCELAPVTIALLVIGGGVGLLFIIVLVLRRRKDNDSELSLARTSLLQKDRPPGRFYGIPCDAEPVYAGW from the exons ATGGAGCATTTGGGAGTTTTGTCTGTTTTCGCAACCGCTTGTGTTCTGG GAGTGGTGATGAGTCAGACAACCCTCAGCCCTGCTGTGACGATCACCGCAGTCAGTGCGAACGTGACCACTTTTACTCCCAGCATGCCCGGCACTACAGAACCCAGTTGCATAGGGATAAACACCTCTACCTGCATGCTCTGCACTCCTGGCTTTTACTACGATAATG AAACTCTGCCGTGTTCATGTTGTCCAGATGAAGGACAGTGTGTGTTTCCTATGGGCTGTCTTCCTTGCTCACAGGGATTTTATCAGCCTCTGGCAGGACAGCAGGGGTGTCTAGCGTGTTTATCAGGCTTTTACAGCAA TTTAACTGGAAGTCCTGTGTGTCAAGCATGTCCTACTGGTTCCTACAGTAATACCACAGGCTCTGTCTCATGCATTGCCTGCACACCAG GTTTCTACACATCTTTGCCAAATTCAACTTCTTGTAATTCATGTCCTCGAGGCACGTACTGCAA TTCCTCCAATTGTGCCCAGTGCCAGACCTGTCCTGCAGGTTCAGAAACTTTACAGATTGCTTCCAAAGCATGTACACCCTGTCGCCCAG GAATGCACAAGCCGTCCCATCAAAGAATGTGTCAGATTTGTAGCAGTGGTTTTTATCAGATTCGCTGGGGTCAGGAGAACTGTAACCTTTGCCCTGAAAACCACTATTGTCCT AGTCCGGATGTAAATCCAATCCAGTGTCCTAATGATGCTTTCTGCCCTGAGGGCAGCACAGCCCCGGGTTACTGCATGGAGACCTTCTTCAGAAAAGCGGGCGAGACATGTGAACTCGCTCCTGTTACCATAGCACTGCTTGTTATTGGCGGAGGAG TGGGTCTTCTCTTTATTATTGTTTTGGTTCTGCGGAGGAGGAAAGACAATGACAGTGAGCTCTCCCTCGCTCGAACGTCTCTCTTACAAAAAGACAGACCGCCTGGCCGCTTTTACGGAATCCCATGTGATGCAGAGCCTGTATATGCCGGCTGGTGA